The Kogia breviceps isolate mKogBre1 chromosome 4, mKogBre1 haplotype 1, whole genome shotgun sequence genome window below encodes:
- the ZFP62 gene encoding zinc finger protein 62 homolog isoform X2, with protein sequence MSHLKTRGTEDEESTEKCENIGNAESVWPKVEGLHKDHMQESKVGETCDWDSKVENQMEKPEGKRMKEDKSGIREKIGKTKNTANIKTEQEDEASEKSLHLSSKHVTQQPVCIEQKSSEQGKCVESINGNSHPSLQQKTSAVKKSHKCDDCGKSFKYNSRLVQHKIMHTGEKRYECDDCGGTFRSSSSLRVHKRIHTGEKPYKCEECGKAYMSYSSLINHKSTHSGEKNCKCDECGKSFNYSSVLDQHKRIHTGEKPYECGECGKAFRNSSGLRVHKRIHTGEKPYECDICGKTFSNSSGLRVHKRIHTGEKPYECDECGKAFITCRTLLNHKSIHFGDKPYKCDECEKSFNYSSLLIQHKVIHTGEKPYECDECGKAFRNSSGLIVHKRIHTGEKPYKCDVCGKAFSYSSGLAVHKSIHPGKKAHECKECGKSFSYNSLLLQHKTIHTGERPYVCDVCGKTFRNNSGLKVHRRLHTGEKPYKCDVCGKAYISRSSLKNHKGIHLGEKPYKCSYCEKSFNYSSALEQHKRIHTREKPFGCDECGKAFRNNSGLKVHKRIHTGERPYKCEECGKAYISLSSLINHKSVHPGEKPYKCDECGKAFITYRTLINHKKIHLGEKPYKCDVCEKSFNYTSLLSQHRRVHTREKPYECDRCEKVFRNNSSLKVHKRIHTGEKPYECDVCGKAYISHSSLINHKSTHPGKTPYTCDECGKAFFSSRTLISHKRVHLGEKPFKCVECGKSFSYSSLLSQHKRIHTGEKPYVCDRCGKAFRNSSGLTVHRRIHTGEKPYRCDECGKAYISHSSLINHKGVHSGQQPYNCECGKSFNYRSVLDQHKRIHTGKKPYQCNECGKAFNIRSNLTKHKRTHIGEESLNVTYMGSHSSASQKRTHEGGNALVGTRMSMSL encoded by the exons A TGTCACATTTGAAGACGAGGGGCACTGAGGATGAGGAATCAACTGAAAAGTGTGAAAATattggaaatgcagaatctgTGTGGCCAAAAGTGGAAGGTCTTCACAAGGATCATATGCAGGAATCTAAGGTTGGTGAAACTTGTGATTGGGATAGCAAGGTAGAGAATCAGATGGAAAAGCCTgagggaaaaagaatgaaggaagacaAAAGTGGCATCAGGGAGAAGATTGGCAAAACCAAGAATACAGCAAATATAAAGACAGAACAGGAAGATGAGGCATCTGAGAAAAGCTTACATCTGAGCTCAAAACATGTTACACAGCAGCCTGTCTGTATAGAACAGAAAAGCAGTGAACAAGGCAAATGTGTGGAGAGCATTAATGGAAACTCTCATCCCAGTCTACAGCAGAAAACCAGTGCTGTTAAGAAATCACATAAATGTGATGACTGTGGGAAATCCTTCAAATATAATTCCCGACTTGTTCAACATAAAATTATGCACACTGGTGAAAAACGCTATGAGTGTGATGACTGTGGAGGGACTTTCCGGAGCAGCTCGAGCCTTCGAGTCCACAAGAGGATCCATACTGGGGAGAAGCCGTATAAGTGtgaggaatgtgggaaagcctacATGTCCTACTCCAGCCTTATAAACCACAAAAGCACCCATTCTGGGGAAAAGAACTGTAAGTGTGATGAGTGTGGAAAATCCTTCAATTATAGCTCTGTTTTGGACCAGCATAAAAGGatccacactggggagaagccctatgaatgtggtgagtgtgggaaggccttcagGAACAGCTCTGGTCTCAGAGTCCACAAAAGGATCCACACAGGTGAGAAGCCCTATGAATGTGACATCTGTGGGAAAACCTTCAGTAATAGCTCTGGCCTTAGAGTCCACAAAAGGATTCACACAGGGGAGAAGCCCTATGAATGTGATGAGTGTGGGAAGGCCTTCATTACTTGCAGAACACTTCTAAATCATAAAAGCATCCACTTTGGAGATAAACCTTATAAATGTGATGAGTGTGAGAAATCGTTTAATTATAGCTCTCTCCTCATTCAGCATAAAGTcatccacactggagagaaaccttatgaatgtgatgaatgtgggaaggccttcaggAACAGCTCAGGCCTTATAGTGCATAAAAGGatccacacaggagagaaaccttacaaatgtGATGTCTGTGGCAAAGCATTCAGCTATAGCTCAGGCCTTGCAGTCCATAAAAGCATTCACCCTGGGAAGAAAGCCCATGAATGTAAGGAGTGTGGAAAATCATTCAGTTATAACTCGCTTCTTCTTCAGCATAAAACGATTCACACTGGAGAGAGACCTTATGTATGTGATGTGTGTGGAAAAACTTTCAGAAACAATTCAGGACTCAAAGTCCACAGGCGGCTTCATACTGGGGAAAAACCATATAAGTGCGATGTGTGTGGAAAAGCCTATATCTCACGCTCTAGCCTTAAAAACCACAAAGGAATACATCTTGGGGAGAAGCCCTATAAATGTAGTTATTGTGAGAAATCCTTCAACTACAGCTCTGCCCTTGAACAGCATAAAAGGATTCATACAAGGGAGAAACCCTTTGGGTGTGATGAGTGTGGAAAAGCCTTCAGAAATAATTCAGGCCTTAAAGTACATAAACGAATCCACACTGGGGAGAGACCTTACAAATGTgaagaatgtgggaaagcctacATCTCACTCTCAAGCCTTATAAATCATAAAAGTGTACACCCTGGGGAAAAGCCCTATAAGTGTGATGAGTGTGGAAAAGCCTTCATCACATACCGAACCCTTATAAATCACAAAAAAATTCATCTTGGGGAGAAACCCTACAAATGCGATGTGTGTGAGAAATCTTTTAATTACACCTCACTCCTTTCTCAACACAGAAGGGTTCACACTAgagagaaaccttatgaatgtgACAGGTGTGAGAAGGTCTTCAGAAACAACTCAAGCCTTAAAGTGCATAAAAGAATCCATACTGGTGAGAAGCCCTATGAATGTGATGTGTGTGGAAAAGCGTACATCTCACACTCAAGCCTTATTAACCATAAAAGTACCCACCCTGGCAAGACACCCTACACATGTGATGAATGTGGAAAAGCTTTTTTCTCAAGCAGAACTCTTATAAGCCATAAAAGAGTCCATCTTGGGGAGAAACCCTTCAAATGTGTTGAGTGTGGGAAATCTTTTAGTTACAGCTCTCTCCTTTCTCAGCACAAAAGGATCCATACAGGGGAAAAGCCCTATGTGTGCGATAGGTGTGGGAAGGCATTCAGGAACAGCTCAGGCCTCACAGTGCATAGAAGGATCCACACAGGTGAGAAACCTTATAGATGCGATGAGTGTGGGAAGGCATACATCTCACACTCAAGTCTTATCAACCATAAAGGTGTCCACAGTGGGCAGCAGCCGTATAATTGTGAGTGTGGGAAATCCTTCAATTACAGATCAGTCCTTGACCAACACAAAAGGATCCACACTGGAAAGAAGCCATACCAATGTAACGAGTGTGGGAAGGCTTTCAATATCAGATCAAATCTCACCAAGCATAAAAGAACCCATATTGGGGAGGAATCTTTAAATGTGACATATATGGGAAGTCATAGTAGCGCATCACAGAAGAGAACTCACGAGGGAGGGAATGCTCTGGTTGGGACCAGGATGAGCATGTCTCTGTAG
- the ZFP62 gene encoding zinc finger protein 62 homolog isoform X1 gives MKVSHLKTRGTEDEESTEKCENIGNAESVWPKVEGLHKDHMQESKVGETCDWDSKVENQMEKPEGKRMKEDKSGIREKIGKTKNTANIKTEQEDEASEKSLHLSSKHVTQQPVCIEQKSSEQGKCVESINGNSHPSLQQKTSAVKKSHKCDDCGKSFKYNSRLVQHKIMHTGEKRYECDDCGGTFRSSSSLRVHKRIHTGEKPYKCEECGKAYMSYSSLINHKSTHSGEKNCKCDECGKSFNYSSVLDQHKRIHTGEKPYECGECGKAFRNSSGLRVHKRIHTGEKPYECDICGKTFSNSSGLRVHKRIHTGEKPYECDECGKAFITCRTLLNHKSIHFGDKPYKCDECEKSFNYSSLLIQHKVIHTGEKPYECDECGKAFRNSSGLIVHKRIHTGEKPYKCDVCGKAFSYSSGLAVHKSIHPGKKAHECKECGKSFSYNSLLLQHKTIHTGERPYVCDVCGKTFRNNSGLKVHRRLHTGEKPYKCDVCGKAYISRSSLKNHKGIHLGEKPYKCSYCEKSFNYSSALEQHKRIHTREKPFGCDECGKAFRNNSGLKVHKRIHTGERPYKCEECGKAYISLSSLINHKSVHPGEKPYKCDECGKAFITYRTLINHKKIHLGEKPYKCDVCEKSFNYTSLLSQHRRVHTREKPYECDRCEKVFRNNSSLKVHKRIHTGEKPYECDVCGKAYISHSSLINHKSTHPGKTPYTCDECGKAFFSSRTLISHKRVHLGEKPFKCVECGKSFSYSSLLSQHKRIHTGEKPYVCDRCGKAFRNSSGLTVHRRIHTGEKPYRCDECGKAYISHSSLINHKGVHSGQQPYNCECGKSFNYRSVLDQHKRIHTGKKPYQCNECGKAFNIRSNLTKHKRTHIGEESLNVTYMGSHSSASQKRTHEGGNALVGTRMSMSL, from the exons ATGAAAG TGTCACATTTGAAGACGAGGGGCACTGAGGATGAGGAATCAACTGAAAAGTGTGAAAATattggaaatgcagaatctgTGTGGCCAAAAGTGGAAGGTCTTCACAAGGATCATATGCAGGAATCTAAGGTTGGTGAAACTTGTGATTGGGATAGCAAGGTAGAGAATCAGATGGAAAAGCCTgagggaaaaagaatgaaggaagacaAAAGTGGCATCAGGGAGAAGATTGGCAAAACCAAGAATACAGCAAATATAAAGACAGAACAGGAAGATGAGGCATCTGAGAAAAGCTTACATCTGAGCTCAAAACATGTTACACAGCAGCCTGTCTGTATAGAACAGAAAAGCAGTGAACAAGGCAAATGTGTGGAGAGCATTAATGGAAACTCTCATCCCAGTCTACAGCAGAAAACCAGTGCTGTTAAGAAATCACATAAATGTGATGACTGTGGGAAATCCTTCAAATATAATTCCCGACTTGTTCAACATAAAATTATGCACACTGGTGAAAAACGCTATGAGTGTGATGACTGTGGAGGGACTTTCCGGAGCAGCTCGAGCCTTCGAGTCCACAAGAGGATCCATACTGGGGAGAAGCCGTATAAGTGtgaggaatgtgggaaagcctacATGTCCTACTCCAGCCTTATAAACCACAAAAGCACCCATTCTGGGGAAAAGAACTGTAAGTGTGATGAGTGTGGAAAATCCTTCAATTATAGCTCTGTTTTGGACCAGCATAAAAGGatccacactggggagaagccctatgaatgtggtgagtgtgggaaggccttcagGAACAGCTCTGGTCTCAGAGTCCACAAAAGGATCCACACAGGTGAGAAGCCCTATGAATGTGACATCTGTGGGAAAACCTTCAGTAATAGCTCTGGCCTTAGAGTCCACAAAAGGATTCACACAGGGGAGAAGCCCTATGAATGTGATGAGTGTGGGAAGGCCTTCATTACTTGCAGAACACTTCTAAATCATAAAAGCATCCACTTTGGAGATAAACCTTATAAATGTGATGAGTGTGAGAAATCGTTTAATTATAGCTCTCTCCTCATTCAGCATAAAGTcatccacactggagagaaaccttatgaatgtgatgaatgtgggaaggccttcaggAACAGCTCAGGCCTTATAGTGCATAAAAGGatccacacaggagagaaaccttacaaatgtGATGTCTGTGGCAAAGCATTCAGCTATAGCTCAGGCCTTGCAGTCCATAAAAGCATTCACCCTGGGAAGAAAGCCCATGAATGTAAGGAGTGTGGAAAATCATTCAGTTATAACTCGCTTCTTCTTCAGCATAAAACGATTCACACTGGAGAGAGACCTTATGTATGTGATGTGTGTGGAAAAACTTTCAGAAACAATTCAGGACTCAAAGTCCACAGGCGGCTTCATACTGGGGAAAAACCATATAAGTGCGATGTGTGTGGAAAAGCCTATATCTCACGCTCTAGCCTTAAAAACCACAAAGGAATACATCTTGGGGAGAAGCCCTATAAATGTAGTTATTGTGAGAAATCCTTCAACTACAGCTCTGCCCTTGAACAGCATAAAAGGATTCATACAAGGGAGAAACCCTTTGGGTGTGATGAGTGTGGAAAAGCCTTCAGAAATAATTCAGGCCTTAAAGTACATAAACGAATCCACACTGGGGAGAGACCTTACAAATGTgaagaatgtgggaaagcctacATCTCACTCTCAAGCCTTATAAATCATAAAAGTGTACACCCTGGGGAAAAGCCCTATAAGTGTGATGAGTGTGGAAAAGCCTTCATCACATACCGAACCCTTATAAATCACAAAAAAATTCATCTTGGGGAGAAACCCTACAAATGCGATGTGTGTGAGAAATCTTTTAATTACACCTCACTCCTTTCTCAACACAGAAGGGTTCACACTAgagagaaaccttatgaatgtgACAGGTGTGAGAAGGTCTTCAGAAACAACTCAAGCCTTAAAGTGCATAAAAGAATCCATACTGGTGAGAAGCCCTATGAATGTGATGTGTGTGGAAAAGCGTACATCTCACACTCAAGCCTTATTAACCATAAAAGTACCCACCCTGGCAAGACACCCTACACATGTGATGAATGTGGAAAAGCTTTTTTCTCAAGCAGAACTCTTATAAGCCATAAAAGAGTCCATCTTGGGGAGAAACCCTTCAAATGTGTTGAGTGTGGGAAATCTTTTAGTTACAGCTCTCTCCTTTCTCAGCACAAAAGGATCCATACAGGGGAAAAGCCCTATGTGTGCGATAGGTGTGGGAAGGCATTCAGGAACAGCTCAGGCCTCACAGTGCATAGAAGGATCCACACAGGTGAGAAACCTTATAGATGCGATGAGTGTGGGAAGGCATACATCTCACACTCAAGTCTTATCAACCATAAAGGTGTCCACAGTGGGCAGCAGCCGTATAATTGTGAGTGTGGGAAATCCTTCAATTACAGATCAGTCCTTGACCAACACAAAAGGATCCACACTGGAAAGAAGCCATACCAATGTAACGAGTGTGGGAAGGCTTTCAATATCAGATCAAATCTCACCAAGCATAAAAGAACCCATATTGGGGAGGAATCTTTAAATGTGACATATATGGGAAGTCATAGTAGCGCATCACAGAAGAGAACTCACGAGGGAGGGAATGCTCTGGTTGGGACCAGGATGAGCATGTCTCTGTAG
- the ZFP62 gene encoding zinc finger protein 62 homolog isoform X3 yields MQESKVGETCDWDSKVENQMEKPEGKRMKEDKSGIREKIGKTKNTANIKTEQEDEASEKSLHLSSKHVTQQPVCIEQKSSEQGKCVESINGNSHPSLQQKTSAVKKSHKCDDCGKSFKYNSRLVQHKIMHTGEKRYECDDCGGTFRSSSSLRVHKRIHTGEKPYKCEECGKAYMSYSSLINHKSTHSGEKNCKCDECGKSFNYSSVLDQHKRIHTGEKPYECGECGKAFRNSSGLRVHKRIHTGEKPYECDICGKTFSNSSGLRVHKRIHTGEKPYECDECGKAFITCRTLLNHKSIHFGDKPYKCDECEKSFNYSSLLIQHKVIHTGEKPYECDECGKAFRNSSGLIVHKRIHTGEKPYKCDVCGKAFSYSSGLAVHKSIHPGKKAHECKECGKSFSYNSLLLQHKTIHTGERPYVCDVCGKTFRNNSGLKVHRRLHTGEKPYKCDVCGKAYISRSSLKNHKGIHLGEKPYKCSYCEKSFNYSSALEQHKRIHTREKPFGCDECGKAFRNNSGLKVHKRIHTGERPYKCEECGKAYISLSSLINHKSVHPGEKPYKCDECGKAFITYRTLINHKKIHLGEKPYKCDVCEKSFNYTSLLSQHRRVHTREKPYECDRCEKVFRNNSSLKVHKRIHTGEKPYECDVCGKAYISHSSLINHKSTHPGKTPYTCDECGKAFFSSRTLISHKRVHLGEKPFKCVECGKSFSYSSLLSQHKRIHTGEKPYVCDRCGKAFRNSSGLTVHRRIHTGEKPYRCDECGKAYISHSSLINHKGVHSGQQPYNCECGKSFNYRSVLDQHKRIHTGKKPYQCNECGKAFNIRSNLTKHKRTHIGEESLNVTYMGSHSSASQKRTHEGGNALVGTRMSMSL; encoded by the coding sequence ATGCAGGAATCTAAGGTTGGTGAAACTTGTGATTGGGATAGCAAGGTAGAGAATCAGATGGAAAAGCCTgagggaaaaagaatgaaggaagacaAAAGTGGCATCAGGGAGAAGATTGGCAAAACCAAGAATACAGCAAATATAAAGACAGAACAGGAAGATGAGGCATCTGAGAAAAGCTTACATCTGAGCTCAAAACATGTTACACAGCAGCCTGTCTGTATAGAACAGAAAAGCAGTGAACAAGGCAAATGTGTGGAGAGCATTAATGGAAACTCTCATCCCAGTCTACAGCAGAAAACCAGTGCTGTTAAGAAATCACATAAATGTGATGACTGTGGGAAATCCTTCAAATATAATTCCCGACTTGTTCAACATAAAATTATGCACACTGGTGAAAAACGCTATGAGTGTGATGACTGTGGAGGGACTTTCCGGAGCAGCTCGAGCCTTCGAGTCCACAAGAGGATCCATACTGGGGAGAAGCCGTATAAGTGtgaggaatgtgggaaagcctacATGTCCTACTCCAGCCTTATAAACCACAAAAGCACCCATTCTGGGGAAAAGAACTGTAAGTGTGATGAGTGTGGAAAATCCTTCAATTATAGCTCTGTTTTGGACCAGCATAAAAGGatccacactggggagaagccctatgaatgtggtgagtgtgggaaggccttcagGAACAGCTCTGGTCTCAGAGTCCACAAAAGGATCCACACAGGTGAGAAGCCCTATGAATGTGACATCTGTGGGAAAACCTTCAGTAATAGCTCTGGCCTTAGAGTCCACAAAAGGATTCACACAGGGGAGAAGCCCTATGAATGTGATGAGTGTGGGAAGGCCTTCATTACTTGCAGAACACTTCTAAATCATAAAAGCATCCACTTTGGAGATAAACCTTATAAATGTGATGAGTGTGAGAAATCGTTTAATTATAGCTCTCTCCTCATTCAGCATAAAGTcatccacactggagagaaaccttatgaatgtgatgaatgtgggaaggccttcaggAACAGCTCAGGCCTTATAGTGCATAAAAGGatccacacaggagagaaaccttacaaatgtGATGTCTGTGGCAAAGCATTCAGCTATAGCTCAGGCCTTGCAGTCCATAAAAGCATTCACCCTGGGAAGAAAGCCCATGAATGTAAGGAGTGTGGAAAATCATTCAGTTATAACTCGCTTCTTCTTCAGCATAAAACGATTCACACTGGAGAGAGACCTTATGTATGTGATGTGTGTGGAAAAACTTTCAGAAACAATTCAGGACTCAAAGTCCACAGGCGGCTTCATACTGGGGAAAAACCATATAAGTGCGATGTGTGTGGAAAAGCCTATATCTCACGCTCTAGCCTTAAAAACCACAAAGGAATACATCTTGGGGAGAAGCCCTATAAATGTAGTTATTGTGAGAAATCCTTCAACTACAGCTCTGCCCTTGAACAGCATAAAAGGATTCATACAAGGGAGAAACCCTTTGGGTGTGATGAGTGTGGAAAAGCCTTCAGAAATAATTCAGGCCTTAAAGTACATAAACGAATCCACACTGGGGAGAGACCTTACAAATGTgaagaatgtgggaaagcctacATCTCACTCTCAAGCCTTATAAATCATAAAAGTGTACACCCTGGGGAAAAGCCCTATAAGTGTGATGAGTGTGGAAAAGCCTTCATCACATACCGAACCCTTATAAATCACAAAAAAATTCATCTTGGGGAGAAACCCTACAAATGCGATGTGTGTGAGAAATCTTTTAATTACACCTCACTCCTTTCTCAACACAGAAGGGTTCACACTAgagagaaaccttatgaatgtgACAGGTGTGAGAAGGTCTTCAGAAACAACTCAAGCCTTAAAGTGCATAAAAGAATCCATACTGGTGAGAAGCCCTATGAATGTGATGTGTGTGGAAAAGCGTACATCTCACACTCAAGCCTTATTAACCATAAAAGTACCCACCCTGGCAAGACACCCTACACATGTGATGAATGTGGAAAAGCTTTTTTCTCAAGCAGAACTCTTATAAGCCATAAAAGAGTCCATCTTGGGGAGAAACCCTTCAAATGTGTTGAGTGTGGGAAATCTTTTAGTTACAGCTCTCTCCTTTCTCAGCACAAAAGGATCCATACAGGGGAAAAGCCCTATGTGTGCGATAGGTGTGGGAAGGCATTCAGGAACAGCTCAGGCCTCACAGTGCATAGAAGGATCCACACAGGTGAGAAACCTTATAGATGCGATGAGTGTGGGAAGGCATACATCTCACACTCAAGTCTTATCAACCATAAAGGTGTCCACAGTGGGCAGCAGCCGTATAATTGTGAGTGTGGGAAATCCTTCAATTACAGATCAGTCCTTGACCAACACAAAAGGATCCACACTGGAAAGAAGCCATACCAATGTAACGAGTGTGGGAAGGCTTTCAATATCAGATCAAATCTCACCAAGCATAAAAGAACCCATATTGGGGAGGAATCTTTAAATGTGACATATATGGGAAGTCATAGTAGCGCATCACAGAAGAGAACTCACGAGGGAGGGAATGCTCTGGTTGGGACCAGGATGAGCATGTCTCTGTAG